Sequence from the Primulina huaijiensis isolate GDHJ02 chromosome 16, ASM1229523v2, whole genome shotgun sequence genome:
AACGACCCATTCAAATTCATTCAAGTTCTTTCTGAGACAAACGATGGGCTTGGCTTAAATTCTATCGGGCTTTGTGTATCTTTCTGTCAGCTATTACTGGGTTTGTTGGTCAAATTTATATGTGCTCAATTAAAATTTAGTCCAATCAACGAGCTTTCAGATTTCATCTTTGTTGACAAACTTCTTTTGTTGGACTTGCATAATTTTGGTCCAAACAGATTCAAAAATCATCGctattttcattatatataattGTCCGTAACTTTGAATAAAAGTTAACTAAGTTCCAAAAtaataatccaaaaaaaaaaaacacacacacacacaccaactGTGCATAGTGCCGCCATTAATGATTTAAAGAGTAAGAAACCCGTTGATAAGAGATGATCGCTacgtttttataaattttcaagaatataCATTTCTATCCAAGAATCCAATAATAGAAGACATCCATGTAGTAGAGGAAGGTAGAGTAGAGCCCCCTACCCATGTTCTTTATGAGAAGCCGATCTGACCCACAATACCCGGCAAGAATCATATTCGAAAACCCCACATTTTTAACATCAAATCCTTTCTTGGAATCggagtttttgttttttggggatcatatatatataccacATCATTTATATCTTTTCTCTAGCCTCTAATAATTAATATCCGATTTAATTCGGATACTTCTTAGACTTTTATATGGAGCTATAGTGCCATTTcaatatttgattgattttgtCGGTAAGAAAATAATCGTGATAGtgtaatatatatgtatatgatttgGTAGGAAGGACTAAGTGATCAAACTTCCATCGTTTTGCGTATGTACTACGCATATCTTCTAAATAAATTGACATGTCAGAAGGTTCAACGTATctgtgtaatttttttattatgccAATTGAAATTATTaggaaatcaaataaaaaaattaacaagaaacttaatttaaatatatttaagcaAAATATTATTCACCTCATAGAAGTCGACTTGAATGTAATTTGGGCCTACATACATAAGATCTCTACGTTTTCAGCAGTGTGCGACAAATGAATTTAACTAATTGTGATATATAGATTATTGAATATCTCCAACTTGATTCCATATGAAatttaagagtaggtctcttgtgagacagtttcacgaatatttatctgtgagacgggtcaatcctaccgatattcacaataaaatgtaatactcttagtatcaaaagtaatattttttcatggataactcaaataagagatatgtctcacaaaatacgacatgtgagaccgtctcacacaagtttttgccaaaatttaaatatattgagtTTGTGATATATTTTgatcaaaattaaaaatgaaaatcgaccttatttaatatgatttattattggtAGATAAATACTCTTACATATACGTGCATTAGTACTAACAAAAATATTGCTAAGTAGAAAATGGAGGGGTATACATTCTtcgtatataattttttgttcttttttgttTTGGGGGGGTGGGGGGGTTTATGAATCAAGTCAAAAGATTTTcttttgattcttgaaaacaatGTTCGATGCATCTTTcccttttttatcttttacaTACAtactttttcatttaaaaagtagcaaaaataaaataaaataggggCTGACTTTCTTCCTATTAGAAGGCGAAAATGTCAAACTTCATCCCTCTGACTTTGTTACTTTtttaaagaaaggaaaaaaaaaaacagagttATCAAAGGGTATAAGATTTTGCTGCTTTATTCCCTTTAATTTTGCATTTTGGGTGACACTAACGCTAAACCATATATATTAGTTAATTCTATTgggaataattaatattttttcagtatTCCTTTGCAACTTCGGAGGATCAAAGTGTCACATCTAACAATTGAAAAAATCAAGAATCGTATTAAAGAATCAAATTACATTAATCAATATTGGTGGTACGTAGCCATATATCATTGACATAAACTTGAGAACAAAAGTTGAGGTTATCCTCGTCTACGAAGAATATGTATATAACCATCTAGGGTAATATTCTAAGCATATATATGATAATTGATATTTATTCTAAGATGTAAGGTCCAATGAAAAAATAGTGGACCTCACCCATCATCGGATTGAATGTGTCCTCATCAGGACAAAGATAACATCGAACTATCCTCTTAATTAGTTCAAGATTGGATGAGGTTTTGactaaataaatacataattagGTGACTAACATAAATTTTATTAGTTTAGACGAAGTAAACAATTTGAATCAATTCAAATGCATGCCtactaaaataattaatattgaatAAAAACTAATTGAACCGCTTCCCAATCGGTCTTTTTACATCTCTATCaaatagtttttcattttaCCAagtattgttgttattgttattgttattgttattattattattattattattattattattattattattaccaagtttttattatgaaaaattggccttcagtcttcagccgtcgtttttttttttgtgttcagtccctgggtacttttttagtatcacatttccacatgaactATACCACATTTTTACATAAAGtataccacaatttgtatgacatagtaccacaattttgtgagtAGAGAGtaaacccaaaaaaatgttatgattggagatttttcactAACGTctcctttttttattattattatgttatatatatataattaaagtgtATATATCATGGGTGTCTGGCACAGAAACCATGAGATATGTGGATGAATGATGTGGGAAATGTATGATGGGTCCTACGaaatcatgaaaatttaatgGCAAACATGTAAGGTTTCTGTGGATTGGACACATTTCATTTCGTCGGGTGGGGGCTCAACCATTTGTCACCTACCTCCAACTCtttatatacatacataatATGTTAGTGGAAACATCTTATTTGCATCTATTGTTGtacaataaaatttttacaacaatttttacaatataaaaaattcgatacaaaattcaatatatcaaaatatcatgaAAAATGGATAATAGCAAAATCTAAAGATATAATTGTTGTAATATCAATAAACGAtatatttgttataattttaacaatgttatttttattattaatggaATTAATATGAGTACACATGAACACAATTGCATGGGCACAGGTGGAGTTGTCAAAATAGCCCTGCCCCGCTCGCTTGCCCGCCCCACCTTGATGGCTCTCGTCTCACCCCGCTCGGTCCCGTCTCATCAAATAGGTTAGTTGAATTGATAATATTTCAATTCGTCTGATCCTGTCAAATGATAGATTGCAGGCCGATCTGTTTGACAACTTCTGGTACATGAGACAAATCTTGAGAGGGCATAAAAAGGAAATTGGGCTCTCTTTGCACCATCTACTCCATCATAAAGACACCAATGTTGACATCACATCTACCTATTAAAGAGGTGTAAACAAATCGAGTCAGTTCGCGAGTTTTTCGAGAtgacttgaaaaatatttgattcgtattcAAACTTATTGAATTTGAATATGTTTGAACTTTTTTCCAAACAGAACTATAGCTCAAACTATTTTGTTCGATAATTCGcgacttaatattttattaatataatataattatatataaaataaataaatttcgattCTTAATATTTTTGAGTACTTGTTATCGAGCAATAATTCGATTAGTTCGCCAACATGTTCGAATTTTTCGAGATAAACTCCAACTCGAACTTTAATTCATACGAATTCgagtcaataaatttaaaattttcgagtttCAGTTTTTTAATATTTACCACCAACTCCTGCCAATGCCCTCCCCtttagaaaaaaaagaaaaaagaaaatcaacCAAGCCACTTAAttaataatgcctccaaatatTTGAGCCACCATGTTCAagatttgtttattttatatgtataaatGCTTAAACATTAGATGCCACCATTTTATTATTAACTTTGTATCGCTTGTCTTGGAATTCAATTCAAAGTAGGAAAAATATTGGGCAAATCTTTGGATGATATTTGGTCAGATCTTGCTTTGTGGATTTTCTTGTGTACTTATTGCCTCATTACAGATCTCGTCTTCCCCCACAACTCACACAGAAACCAACGTATACCAAACGAATCTCATTTCAGCTACAAAAATACTATCCAACTTCTCTCCTTCAATTCCCACctatcttttcttcttcttgttctaataataatcttttttGATCAAATTTTGAGCTTCGAATCCCGTTTTCCTTGATAACTTTTGGAGATTAAGATTTGGCGCAATGGGTATGGCCGCAGCTGATTCTCAGTTCCATGTTCTTGCTGTTGATGATAGCTTGATTGACAGAAAACTTATCGAGAGATTATTAAAGACTTCTTCTTATCAAGGttctttttttatatgattaagTAAATGGGTTTTTGGTTTTGTAAACGTTAATGCTTTGATTATGATTTTCTGAGCTTGGTTTAATTTGCGCTTAAATTATGGTGCATTTTGGCTTTGGCAGTTACTACAGTTGATTCTGGTAGCAAAGCTTTAGAATTTCTCGGTTGGCATGAAGATGGAATCAACAACTTAAGTTCAACCTCCCCATTTCCTAAAAATAAGgtaatttttcttcttttattccCCTTTTTCATAAACTAATCGGGAAATTTTATATCTccaaaatggttttttttttttttaactccaTTTTGTCCATTTATCTTACAATGTTTTAAATCTAAAATCGAGTTCCCAAATTCTTACttctattttaaaatcatttccTCAAAAGTTCAAAATCGACGCGTATGgttattgtatttatatttttcggttgaaatgtttaaattcaatttttttttcctggaaTTCACAGTTGGTGGAAGTGAACCTTGTTATTACAGACTACTGTATGCCTGGAATGACCGGCTATGATTTGCTCAGGAAAATAAAGGTATAACATATGATTTGCTGTATCCTGGAAAAGGTTGTCCAATTGTCCTTTTCTTTCCATTCAATTTCAGATCAATTGAAATCTTTACCAAAATCTTGCAAAATATTTCTCCCaccaacatatataaatatatacatacataaatGCATACACTAACATATATATNNNNNNNNNNNNNNNNNNNNNNNNNNNNNNNNNNNNNNNNNNNNNNNNNNNNNNNNNNNNNNNNNNNNNNNNNNNNNNNNNNNNNNNNNNNNNNNNNNNNNNNNNNNNNNNNNNNNNNNNNNNNNNNNNNNNNNNNNNNNNNNNNNNNNNNNNNNNNNNNNNNNNNNNNNNNNNNNNNNNNNNNNNNNNNNNNNNNNNNNNNNNNNNNNNNNNNNNNNNNNNNNNNNNNNNNNNNNNNNNNNNNNNNNNNNNNNNNNNNNNNNNNNNNNNNNNNNNNNNNNNNNNNNNNNNNNNNNNNNNNNNNNNNNNNNNNNNNNNNNNNNNNNNNNNNNNNNNNNNNNNNNNNNNNNNNNNNNNNNNNNNNNNNNNNNNNNNNNNNNNNNNNNNNNNNNNNNNNNNNNNNNNNNNNNNNNNNNNNNNNNNNNNNNNNNNNNNNNNNNNNNNNNNNNNNNNNNNNNNNNNNNNNNNNNNNNNNNNNNNNNNNNNNNNNNNNNNNNNNNNNNNNNNNNNNNNNNNNNNNNNNNNNNNNNNNNNNNNNNNNNNNNNNNNNNNNNNNNNNNNNNNNNNNNNNNNNNNNNNNNNNNNNNNNNNNNNNNNNNNNNNNNNNNNNNNNNNNNNNNNNNNNNNNNNNNNNNNNNNNNNNNNNNNNNNNNNNNNNNNNNNNNNNNNNNNNNNNNNNNNNNNNNNNNNNNNNNNNNNNNNNNNNNNNNNNNNNNNNNNNNNNNNNNNNNNNNNNNNNNNNNNNNNNNNNNNNNNNNNNNNNNNNNNNNNNNNNNNNNNNNNNNNNNNNNNNNNNNNNNNNNNNNNNNNNNNNNNNNNNNNNNNNNNNNNNNNNNNNNNNNNNNatatgatttttttttaaaatatggtttttaGGGTGACGGGTTTTTTTATTTGAGGGAGTATTTTTTGATTGGGaagtgtatttaaaaaaaaaaattatactagTGAAACTTATCAAGACCTAATATTTTTTGACAggtgaaaaaaaaatcgaataatatataatttagtaAAATTTCAAGGgcaataaaaaaatctataaaaatttatattcccAAATAACAAATCCAATCATATATCCCAGAAaattattttctcaatttcttcttcaaaacACACGAATAAATGTAAAAATTAAAGTGTGTGATTGACAGCCGATTGAGTGCCAACTAAAATTAGTTGTATCAAATTTGTAGAATTAGTAGGAAACAGTTGCACATGGCCTTTCTTTCCAATGGGCATGCACAGATACACGTATCccgacaattttttttttaaataataataattattattgtatTCTTTTAACAACATATTGAGTACTTTGCTCCTTAGattaatataacaaaaaatataccAATGGTGTTAACTTTAGTTTATCTTATGACGAGACTTCCAACGTatgaaacaaataaatttatgaTACAGATTTATGagttaatcaataaaataattctAACAATTTGATGGAATgaatccttaaaaaaaaaaaatcgaacttTTTTTTTATGGGAGGTTGTCTTTATAATCTGTAAAGATTTTTGGCTTTACTGGATCTCGCGATGGATCATGGACCATAGTGACCGATTTTCCTGGATatgtcattttcttttcttttcttttctttttattctGTTTTAGTTAgactttaataataataataataataataataataataataataataataataataataaaaataaaaaaataaataaataaacggaTGAGCATGACAACAGGATATTATGGAAAATATTAGTGTTTACCTTTGTTATTAACATGAAATTAtaaaagaattcaaaatttttttttaaaaggcatCTTTGGAAACGATATTAAGTACTAATATTACAATTTCTTGTCATCACACCTTTGCTTGCACACGAATTGAATGTAACATTGAAGCACATTGGCATATTTATTCATTTCTACAATCAAAATTCTGAAAATC
This genomic interval carries:
- the LOC140961872 gene encoding two-component response regulator ORR4-like; this encodes MGMAAADSQFHVLAVDDSLIDRKLIERLLKTSSYQVTTVDSGSKALEFLGWHEDGINNLSSTSPFPKNKLVEVNLVITDYCMPGMTGYDLLRKIKV